Proteins encoded within one genomic window of Polaribacter sp. NJDZ03:
- a CDS encoding TonB-dependent receptor, with protein sequence MRKKLFFDNSSYVSFIKQYRVIGLLSICLITFPVFANASSLEVDDNNINEASFQQNITGTVSDESGPIPGVSVQVKGSTTGTVTDFDGNYSLSAKDANATLIFSYIGYKTQEVLAGGKAVVNVTMLPDVASLDEVVIVGYTSKKRGELTGSVSTLKAEEIENTSNREVAKSLSGRVTGLIVSDRGGYPGSSGDVSLLIRGQSTLNNNAPLILIDGVQTGIDTFNQLAPQDIANLSVLKDGAAAIYGNRAANGVIIVTTRRGKSGKAKVKVSTSYSISSFSAFPNLMSSEQYATYENEIADRKGITLPFTQSDIDKYASGTDPINYPSTDWAALTFAKNAPETRNSISISGGSENVKYFVSGDMMSREGLFASGDLNFNQSQLRSNLDVKLTDDIKLSADISGRFSENKQPGVDASFIYKHIYTNRPTDVGVYPNGLPAWGGENGANPLVMSSNESGFTNRKDTDLRSRFAMDWKLDKITKGLSFNGYVGLRKMNYDQKSFYTPWTIYRLDQTSGDYNPEVGFSQNGKENILRDTFWKFDQTLLNATLRYSTTINDVHSINGFIGYEQQTSQTSSFYAQSRNLPSVDLPYLFAGDPESQLTDGSASEAASLSYLGSLSYDYDKKYFLDLTLRRDGSSRFSSENRFGTFYSVGGSWAIGKESFLENVSWLNSLNLRSSYAVMGNDRIPGFQFLSQYSYGGDFNNNNTNTRPNYYAFGENGITNNGYRTGVAPNPNVTWETAIMKNFAVTFAMFDNRLTGEVNYFYQNRKDILVDNGGEVPDFTGVQLPDENLGRVDSYGVEVTLGWADKIGNVGYNLGFNLTQAKNKIVYLPQPANTPDAIRLEGSPIGSYIVYPTAGIFKDQAQVDATEVKLSGTVEGEPIYLDTNGDLKIDENDRVRRQTSNVPQIQYGIIGGLNYKNFNFSFLLQGQAKAEALVFFDQDGAKPDYVFNQRWTPENRNARYPRAFGLNDTFSGNQSDNPENFQGADIWIHDASFLRLKEIELGYTLTKEKTKFADIKIFARGFNLLTMFSEIQKLGLDPEATGYNNFRGATYPSLKMYTFGLNFTF encoded by the coding sequence ATGAGAAAAAAACTATTTTTTGATAATAGTTCGTACGTATCCTTTATAAAACAATATAGGGTAATCGGACTATTATCAATTTGTTTAATCACATTTCCAGTGTTTGCAAATGCAAGCTCATTAGAGGTAGATGATAACAATATTAATGAAGCTAGCTTTCAGCAAAATATTACTGGAACCGTTTCAGATGAGAGTGGACCAATCCCTGGGGTTAGTGTTCAGGTAAAAGGAAGTACTACAGGTACTGTAACAGATTTTGATGGTAATTATTCTTTATCGGCAAAAGATGCAAATGCTACTTTAATATTTTCTTATATAGGTTATAAAACGCAAGAAGTTTTAGCCGGTGGTAAAGCAGTAGTAAACGTAACAATGTTACCAGATGTAGCAAGTTTAGATGAGGTTGTTATTGTTGGTTATACTTCTAAGAAAAGAGGAGAATTAACAGGTTCTGTTAGTACATTAAAAGCAGAAGAAATAGAAAACACTTCTAATAGAGAAGTTGCTAAATCTCTTTCTGGTAGGGTAACTGGTTTAATTGTTTCAGATAGAGGTGGTTATCCTGGTTCTAGTGGAGATGTGTCTTTATTAATTAGAGGGCAGTCTACACTAAACAATAATGCGCCTTTAATTTTAATTGATGGTGTGCAAACAGGTATTGATACATTTAATCAATTAGCACCACAAGATATAGCTAATTTAAGTGTCTTAAAAGATGGGGCAGCAGCTATTTATGGTAATAGAGCAGCAAATGGTGTTATTATAGTAACTACAAGAAGAGGTAAATCTGGAAAAGCAAAAGTAAAGGTATCTACTTCTTATAGTATTTCTTCATTTTCAGCATTTCCAAACTTAATGTCTTCAGAGCAATATGCAACTTATGAAAATGAAATTGCAGATAGAAAAGGAATTACATTACCATTTACACAGTCAGATATAGATAAGTATGCTTCAGGTACCGATCCTATTAACTACCCAAGTACAGATTGGGCAGCGTTAACGTTTGCTAAAAATGCACCAGAAACTAGAAATTCTATTTCTATTTCAGGAGGTAGTGAAAACGTAAAATACTTTGTAAGTGGAGACATGATGAGTAGAGAAGGTCTGTTTGCTTCTGGAGATTTAAATTTTAACCAAAGTCAATTGCGTTCTAACTTAGATGTTAAATTAACAGATGATATAAAGTTAAGTGCAGATATATCAGGTAGATTTTCAGAAAATAAACAACCAGGTGTAGATGCAAGTTTTATTTACAAGCATATTTATACAAATAGACCAACAGATGTTGGTGTGTATCCAAACGGGTTACCTGCTTGGGGTGGAGAAAATGGTGCAAACCCATTAGTAATGTCTAGTAATGAATCTGGGTTTACAAACCGAAAAGATACTGACTTAAGAAGTCGTTTTGCTATGGATTGGAAGTTAGATAAAATAACAAAAGGGTTAAGTTTTAATGGGTATGTTGGTTTAAGAAAAATGAATTACGACCAAAAATCTTTTTATACTCCTTGGACAATTTATAGACTAGATCAAACCAGTGGAGATTATAATCCAGAAGTTGGTTTTTCTCAAAATGGTAAAGAAAATATTTTAAGAGATACTTTTTGGAAGTTTGATCAAACCTTATTAAATGCCACTTTAAGATATAGTACTACTATTAATGATGTACATTCTATAAATGGTTTTATTGGTTACGAGCAGCAAACATCACAAACAAGTAGTTTTTATGCACAAAGCAGAAACCTACCTTCTGTAGACCTTCCGTATTTATTTGCAGGAGATCCAGAATCTCAACTAACGGATGGTTCTGCAAGTGAAGCAGCATCGTTAAGTTATTTAGGTTCTTTGTCTTATGATTATGATAAAAAATACTTTTTAGATTTAACATTACGTAGAGATGGTTCTAGTAGATTTAGTTCAGAGAATAGATTTGGTACTTTTTATAGTGTTGGTGGTTCTTGGGCTATTGGAAAAGAAAGTTTTTTAGAAAATGTTTCTTGGTTAAATTCTCTTAATTTAAGAAGTAGTTATGCTGTAATGGGGAATGATAGAATACCAGGATTTCAATTCTTATCTCAATATTCTTATGGTGGAGATTTTAATAATAACAACACCAATACAAGACCAAATTATTATGCTTTTGGAGAGAATGGTATAACAAATAATGGTTACAGAACAGGTGTTGCGCCGAATCCAAATGTAACTTGGGAAACTGCAATTATGAAAAACTTTGCTGTAACTTTTGCAATGTTTGATAATAGATTAACTGGAGAGGTAAATTATTTTTATCAGAATAGAAAAGATATCTTAGTAGACAATGGTGGTGAAGTTCCAGATTTTACAGGAGTACAATTACCAGATGAAAACTTAGGTAGAGTAGATAGTTATGGTGTTGAGGTTACTTTAGGTTGGGCAGATAAAATAGGTAATGTTGGATATAATTTAGGGTTTAATTTAACACAAGCCAAAAATAAGATTGTTTACTTACCGCAACCAGCAAATACACCAGATGCAATAAGATTAGAAGGAAGTCCTATTGGTTCTTATATTGTATACCCAACAGCGGGAATCTTTAAAGACCAAGCGCAAGTAGATGCTACTGAAGTAAAATTATCAGGTACTGTAGAAGGAGAACCAATTTACTTAGATACAAATGGAGATTTAAAAATAGACGAGAATGATCGTGTTAGAAGACAAACTTCTAACGTGCCACAAATACAATATGGTATTATAGGTGGTTTAAATTACAAGAACTTTAACTTTAGTTTCTTATTACAAGGGCAAGCCAAAGCAGAAGCATTAGTGTTTTTCGATCAAGACGGGGCAAAGCCAGATTATGTGTTTAATCAAAGATGGACACCAGAAAACAGAAATGCAAGGTATCCAAGAGCTTTTGGTTTAAATGATACGTTTAGTGGTAATCAAAGTGATAATCCAGAAAATTTTCAAGGAGCAGATATTTGGATACATGATGCATCATTCTTAAGATTAAAAGAAATAGAATTAGGATATACATTAACAAAAGAGAAAACAAAATTTGCAGATATTAAAATCTTTGCAAGAGGTTTTAACTTGTTAACTATGTTTTCAGAAATTCAAAAATTAGGATTAGATCCAGAGGCAACAGGATACAATAACTTTAGAGGTGCAACATACCCTTCTTTAAAGATGTATACTTTCGGTTTAAATTTTACTTTTTAA
- a CDS encoding RagB/SusD family nutrient uptake outer membrane protein, with translation MKKIKLIYLFAAIGFFSMMSCEDVLDTDSLDSYPSDLIFSDPVQLERVVYSAYNSTESWGLNKSIWWARRYNIEAGSFEAKFNFKNLNRLGLSGNGWNSLNVGDFRNKWRDYFLFVNEINQFLNNVDDSEAMAVNPEKVNGLKAEMKFLRANIYSKMIKMFGGIPIFETAFGLGSEFNIPRNSYEECVTFIVKELDEAAAILPETRPASEFGRATKLAALAVKARTLLFAASKLHDPATLPSGPLYDYAKATKWKDAADAAKVIIDLVGGRDLIATPNAAAYQKLFLSANQDILFARPYGETLYDFGLDVNSLPDQTQSPSGYGGWGLSSPTHNFALEFNMADGSTTSGASYVAATPNANREMRYYADLNYQGAMFRGRAVDYALATDASQADGLDSANGSSVGSSGNDNHSSKTGYNIRKFQDEELTTTTDISAGRPYVLYRLAEVYLNYAEAKAEMGEDAEAKIYLNKVSTRALQPAITLGGDALKEAIKRERRIELAFEGHNFWDERRWMNPANLGFDIKGLKWEKGAAGVVTHTEYNVVTRPWFDKQYYLPIPNQEIQKASALIQNDGY, from the coding sequence ATGAAAAAAATAAAATTAATATATTTATTTGCAGCGATCGGCTTTTTCTCTATGATGAGTTGTGAAGATGTTTTAGATACAGACTCTTTAGATTCTTACCCTAGTGATTTAATCTTTAGTGATCCAGTGCAGTTAGAAAGAGTAGTGTATTCTGCCTACAACAGTACAGAGAGTTGGGGGTTAAACAAAAGTATTTGGTGGGCAAGAAGATATAATATCGAAGCAGGTTCTTTTGAAGCTAAGTTTAATTTTAAGAATTTAAATAGACTTGGTTTAAGTGGTAATGGATGGAATTCTCTTAACGTAGGAGATTTTAGAAATAAATGGAGAGACTATTTTCTTTTTGTAAATGAAATCAATCAATTTTTAAATAATGTTGATGATAGTGAAGCGATGGCTGTAAATCCAGAAAAGGTTAATGGTCTAAAAGCAGAAATGAAATTTTTACGAGCTAATATCTACTCTAAAATGATTAAGATGTTTGGTGGTATACCAATTTTTGAAACTGCATTTGGATTAGGGTCTGAATTTAATATTCCTAGAAATTCTTATGAAGAATGTGTTACTTTTATAGTAAAAGAATTAGATGAAGCTGCAGCTATTTTACCAGAAACAAGACCTGCATCAGAATTTGGTAGAGCTACAAAATTAGCAGCATTAGCAGTAAAGGCTCGTACTTTATTGTTTGCAGCTAGTAAATTACACGATCCTGCTACGTTACCAAGTGGTCCGTTATATGACTATGCAAAAGCAACAAAATGGAAAGATGCAGCAGATGCAGCAAAAGTAATAATTGATTTAGTAGGGGGAAGAGATTTAATTGCGACTCCAAATGCAGCAGCGTATCAAAAGTTGTTTTTATCAGCAAACCAAGATATTCTTTTTGCAAGACCTTATGGAGAAACTTTATATGATTTTGGTTTAGATGTAAATTCGTTACCAGACCAAACACAGTCTCCAAGCGGTTATGGTGGTTGGGGTTTATCATCTCCAACACATAATTTTGCGTTAGAGTTTAATATGGCAGACGGTTCTACTACAAGTGGTGCTTCTTATGTTGCTGCAACTCCAAATGCAAATAGAGAGATGAGGTATTATGCAGATTTAAATTATCAAGGTGCTATGTTTAGAGGTAGAGCTGTAGATTATGCTTTAGCAACAGATGCTTCACAGGCAGATGGGTTAGACTCTGCTAACGGCTCTAGTGTTGGAAGTTCTGGAAATGATAATCATTCTTCTAAAACAGGATATAATATTAGAAAGTTTCAAGATGAAGAATTAACGACAACTACAGATATTTCTGCTGGACGTCCTTATGTTTTATATCGTTTAGCAGAAGTATATTTAAATTATGCAGAAGCAAAAGCAGAAATGGGAGAAGATGCAGAAGCTAAAATTTATTTAAACAAAGTTTCTACAAGAGCTTTACAACCAGCAATAACTTTAGGAGGAGATGCTCTTAAAGAAGCAATTAAAAGAGAAAGACGTATAGAATTAGCTTTTGAAGGTCATAACTTTTGGGATGAAAGAAGATGGATGAATCCTGCTAATTTAGGATTTGATATTAAAGGATTGAAGTGGGAAAAAGGAGCTGCAGGAGTGGTAACGCACACAGAGTATAATGTTGTTACTAGACCTTGGTTTGATAAGCAATATTATTTACCAATTCCTAATCAAGAAATTCAAAAAGCATCAGCATTAATTCAGAATGATGGTTATTAA
- a CDS encoding MFS transporter, with amino-acid sequence MLALIFGTVVINYLDRTNISVAASAISESLELSTVQMGLIFSVFGIAYAALQIPGGIIVDKVRLRFLYAFMLLMWSIATLFQGFVNSFKLLLGLRAGIGVFEAPSYPANNAIVTKWFPETERASAIAIYTSGQFIGLAFLFPLLTIIQDKVGWRGLLIISGIIGILWSVVWYIFYRDPDQHKTVSESELKLISDGGGFTQKKKEAVVKEKFNWNDFYEAFKHRKLWGIYIGQFCMGSMSIFFLTWFPTYLVEYRGLDFIQSGFLASIPFLAAFCGVLLAGFSSDFLIKKGKSPEFARKLPVLIGLSLSTLIIGANFTDSTFYIILFLTIAFFGNGLASITWIFVSLIAPKRIIGLVGGVFNLIGGLSAVIVPSAIGFLVQDGDFSPALFFIGALTLIGFLSFLFVVGKVERIELKEVTQDSI; translated from the coding sequence ATGCTCGCCCTTATTTTTGGAACAGTTGTTATCAATTATTTAGATAGAACTAATATTTCTGTTGCAGCATCTGCAATTAGTGAATCTTTAGAGCTTTCTACAGTACAAATGGGATTAATTTTTTCAGTTTTTGGTATTGCTTATGCTGCTTTACAAATTCCTGGAGGAATTATTGTAGATAAAGTAAGGTTACGGTTTTTGTATGCATTTATGCTATTGATGTGGTCTATAGCAACCTTGTTTCAAGGGTTTGTAAATTCATTTAAACTTTTATTAGGTTTAAGAGCTGGTATTGGAGTTTTCGAAGCACCATCTTATCCTGCAAATAATGCTATTGTTACCAAATGGTTTCCAGAAACCGAAAGAGCATCTGCCATTGCCATTTATACTTCGGGGCAATTTATTGGTTTGGCGTTTCTGTTTCCTTTGTTAACTATAATTCAGGACAAAGTTGGTTGGAGAGGACTTTTAATCATTTCTGGAATTATAGGGATACTGTGGTCTGTTGTTTGGTATATCTTTTATAGAGATCCAGATCAGCACAAAACAGTAAGTGAGTCTGAGTTAAAGTTAATTAGTGATGGAGGTGGATTTACACAAAAGAAAAAAGAGGCTGTTGTAAAAGAAAAGTTTAATTGGAATGATTTTTACGAAGCATTTAAACATCGTAAATTATGGGGGATTTACATTGGTCAGTTTTGTATGGGATCTATGTCTATTTTCTTTTTAACTTGGTTTCCTACCTATTTAGTAGAATACAGAGGGTTAGATTTTATACAATCTGGTTTTTTAGCTTCCATACCGTTTTTAGCTGCTTTTTGTGGTGTTTTACTAGCAGGTTTTTCTTCGGATTTTTTAATCAAAAAAGGAAAATCGCCAGAGTTTGCAAGAAAATTACCTGTTCTAATAGGCTTGTCTTTATCAACCTTAATTATAGGAGCTAATTTTACAGATAGTACATTTTACATCATTTTATTTTTAACAATTGCCTTTTTTGGAAACGGTTTAGCGTCCATCACTTGGATCTTTGTTTCCCTAATAGCACCCAAAAGAATTATTGGTTTGGTAGGAGGTGTTTTTAATTTAATTGGAGGGTTATCCGCAGTTATTGTTCCATCTGCAATAGGATTTTTAGTACAAGATGGAGATTTTAGTCCGGCTTTGTTTTTCATCGGAGCTTTAACATTAATAGGGTTTTTATCCTTCTTGTTTGTAGTAGGAAAAGTAGAAAGAATAGAATTAAAAGAAGTAACACAAGATAGTATATAA
- a CDS encoding mandelate racemase/muconate lactonizing enzyme family protein encodes MKITAIKTYPVNIAGRSQLNVKVETETGIYGWGASGLTGRELAVIGALDHFRPLLIGKDARQIGAIWQDLYRGQYFEGGRVLTAAISAIDMALYDIKGKDLGVPVYELLGGKQRDYVECFASLRFSSKEELINRAKVLLKEGWKMLRLAPAEYEEGKFASVFEPRQSIAIIAEWLIELRKEVGTAAVIGIDYHHRLTVPETISFLQRMPVGTIDFIEEPIRDESPEAYETLRKMTNVPFAIGEEFASKWQFLPYLERGITQFARIDVCNVGGITEAMKVASMAESHYIDLMPHNPIGPICTAATLHVAAASPNFSWLEEMNTHVENPGLDDANYYPIQPQIDGTRYKLTDAPGLGVDFNEELAIKEGFKMVEAPRLKKEDGSFTNW; translated from the coding sequence ATGAAAATAACAGCAATAAAAACATACCCTGTAAACATTGCGGGTAGAAGTCAGTTAAACGTAAAAGTAGAAACAGAAACCGGTATTTATGGTTGGGGAGCATCCGGATTAACAGGTAGAGAATTGGCGGTAATTGGTGCTTTAGATCATTTTAGACCTTTGTTAATTGGTAAAGATGCGCGTCAAATAGGTGCTATTTGGCAAGACTTGTATAGAGGTCAGTATTTTGAAGGTGGTAGAGTTTTAACCGCTGCAATTTCTGCGATAGATATGGCTTTGTATGATATTAAAGGGAAAGATTTAGGAGTTCCTGTTTATGAGTTATTAGGAGGAAAGCAGCGAGACTATGTAGAGTGTTTTGCTTCTTTACGTTTTAGTAGCAAAGAAGAATTAATTAACAGAGCTAAAGTTTTATTGAAGGAAGGATGGAAGATGTTGCGCTTAGCACCTGCGGAATATGAAGAAGGAAAATTTGCGTCTGTTTTTGAACCGAGACAATCTATTGCCATTATTGCAGAGTGGTTAATTGAGTTGAGAAAAGAAGTAGGTACTGCAGCGGTAATTGGTATCGATTATCACCACAGATTAACAGTGCCAGAAACCATTTCTTTTTTACAGAGAATGCCTGTTGGAACCATCGATTTTATAGAAGAGCCTATTCGTGATGAATCTCCAGAAGCTTATGAAACACTTAGAAAAATGACCAATGTTCCTTTTGCAATTGGAGAAGAATTTGCGAGTAAATGGCAGTTTTTACCATACTTAGAAAGAGGTATTACACAGTTTGCAAGAATTGATGTGTGCAACGTTGGTGGAATTACAGAGGCAATGAAAGTGGCTTCTATGGCAGAATCTCATTATATAGATTTAATGCCGCACAACCCAATAGGACCTATTTGTACAGCAGCTACGTTACATGTGGCAGCTGCAAGTCCTAATTTTAGTTGGTTAGAAGAAATGAATACGCATGTAGAAAACCCTGGTTTAGATGATGCTAATTATTATCCAATACAACCACAAATAGACGGAACTCGTTATAAATTGACTGATGCACCAGGTTTAGGTGTCGATTTTAATGAGGAATTGGCAATAAAAGAGGGGTTTAAAATGGTAGAAGCACCTCGTTTAAAAAAAGAGGATGGTTCTTTTACCAATTGGTAA
- a CDS encoding arylsulfatase, producing the protein MNKNLILILMLFGFISVEKTSAQKRPNIIIMMSDDQGYGDIGGHGNPYLKTPNMEKIGKEGVEMTHFFSYPNCSASRAALLTGRYPYRTGVTAVTQVDHFMHTTETTIAEVLSENGYKTGIFGKWHLGDNAPMRPTDQGFQEALVHKGGGIGQAAGPAGNTYFDPILEHNNVSTKYKGYCDDIFTDAALDFMSKKDGKPFFTYLATNLPHFPLQVPDERAAPFRKMGLHEDNALTYGMIDNIDYNVGRVLSKLKELGIEDNTIVIFLSDNGPRTRRTKNDHYPGRWVANLRGTKTSVYDAGIRVPFYVKWPGKIRPKNKTATMGAIIDLFPTLLDAAKVASPKNRKIDGTSLLPLWTKNDTESLQERDFVVQMHYGPTPFKYMHFSLRTPKYKLVSPHDSPHGIVHQPTDFELKNVVKNLELYDVENDPSERINIAKEHPSIVNEMLSRYENWFDEVTEERDARGIQKIYLGNKIQPHVNLSRFDWGGPRVISRFDYGGPRVVEDNQLGYWQVKTEEGVYNVSYDLPILENGGVAHLKYGKVHLKLPLNKNQKRIVFKNVKLPKGEGNFHAYIKADRLPVGPLFVDVVRLDL; encoded by the coding sequence ATGAATAAAAATTTAATTTTAATACTGATGCTTTTCGGATTTATTTCTGTTGAAAAGACATCAGCACAAAAAAGACCAAATATTATCATTATGATGAGTGATGATCAAGGTTATGGAGATATAGGCGGACACGGAAATCCGTATTTAAAAACACCAAATATGGAGAAAATAGGGAAAGAAGGTGTAGAAATGACACATTTTTTTAGTTATCCAAACTGTTCTGCATCAAGAGCAGCATTACTAACGGGGAGATATCCTTACAGAACAGGCGTTACAGCGGTTACACAAGTAGATCATTTTATGCACACTACAGAAACTACTATTGCTGAGGTTTTATCTGAAAATGGGTATAAAACAGGAATCTTCGGAAAGTGGCATTTAGGTGATAATGCACCAATGAGACCAACAGATCAAGGTTTTCAAGAAGCTTTGGTGCATAAAGGTGGCGGAATCGGGCAAGCTGCAGGTCCTGCTGGAAACACGTATTTCGACCCGATTTTAGAACACAATAATGTATCAACTAAATACAAAGGATATTGCGATGATATTTTTACAGACGCAGCATTAGATTTTATGAGTAAAAAAGACGGAAAACCATTTTTTACATATCTAGCAACTAATTTACCTCATTTTCCACTACAGGTTCCCGATGAGAGAGCGGCTCCTTTTAGAAAAATGGGTTTGCATGAAGACAATGCGCTTACGTACGGTATGATTGATAATATTGATTATAATGTGGGGAGAGTTTTAAGTAAATTAAAAGAATTAGGAATTGAAGATAATACGATTGTTATTTTTCTTTCTGATAATGGGCCAAGAACAAGAAGGACTAAGAACGATCATTATCCTGGAAGATGGGTTGCTAATTTAAGAGGAACCAAAACAAGTGTTTATGATGCTGGTATTCGTGTGCCTTTTTATGTGAAATGGCCGGGAAAAATCAGGCCAAAAAATAAAACAGCAACTATGGGGGCAATTATAGATTTGTTTCCAACTTTGTTGGATGCGGCTAAAGTTGCATCACCAAAAAACAGAAAGATAGACGGAACTTCTTTATTGCCACTTTGGACTAAAAACGATACAGAAAGTTTACAAGAACGTGATTTTGTTGTGCAAATGCATTACGGACCAACACCTTTTAAATACATGCACTTTAGCTTAAGAACTCCAAAGTATAAATTGGTAAGTCCGCATGATTCTCCACACGGAATTGTACATCAACCTACAGATTTCGAGTTAAAAAATGTGGTTAAAAACTTAGAATTGTATGATGTAGAGAACGACCCAAGTGAAAGAATAAACATTGCAAAAGAGCATCCATCAATTGTAAATGAAATGTTAAGTCGATATGAAAATTGGTTTGATGAGGTAACGGAAGAAAGAGATGCAAGAGGAATTCAGAAAATTTATTTAGGAAATAAAATACAGCCTCATGTTAATTTATCTCGTTTCGATTGGGGAGGCCCGCGTGTAATTTCTCGTTTCGATTATGGAGGTCCAAGAGTTGTAGAAGACAATCAATTAGGGTATTGGCAAGTAAAAACAGAAGAAGGAGTTTACAATGTTTCTTATGATTTACCTATCTTAGAAAACGGAGGAGTTGCCCATTTAAAATATGGGAAAGTTCATTTGAAGTTACCGTTAAACAAGAATCAAAAAAGAATAGTTTTTAAAAATGTAAAACTTCCAAAAGGAGAAGGTAATTTTCATGCGTATATTAAAGCAGATAGGTTGCCTGTTGGCCCTCTTTTTGTAGATGTGGTTCGTTTAGACTTATAA
- a CDS encoding MFS transporter, translating into MNKHTKNAFLYAIIVAIGSFVFGLDAVLISGGFKFITQEFNLTASQVGLIGSAPGIGVLIALPLTAFSANKFGRKLTLQIIAIFYIVSAVGSAFAPSFLALFWFRFLGGLAFSSVTLASMYIGEIAPVAQRGKLVSTLQINMGIGFTAAYLINYWILQQMGSDLQWVQDLNLAETGWRWMLGIEIIPAIIWFLLLFIIPKSPAWLVYKNRIDEAKKSLAKVYPENEVNEQIQQMVESVDSVEGNRSTVSQLKEIFSSKTRIVLIIAFTLAVVQQFTGMNAVMIYAPTMFEQLGLGTDAAFSSTIWIGVIGLVATLVSLSLIDRFGRRPLVIGGLILIIISISTVSYGFKQATYQVTQDAIVKMKDIPNIEKLNAIVGKEFNSDIEFKNSLSDILGVESARDNSGVIFKETAHMNAILILLGILTFIAAFNFSIGPIMWVLLSEIFPISNRGVAIPLFALISSTVSALVQYLFPLEMEIFGAATTFIIYAGIVLVGLIILYKYLLETKGLSLEEIQAKLQRK; encoded by the coding sequence ATGAATAAACACACTAAAAATGCTTTCTTATATGCTATCATCGTAGCTATAGGGTCGTTTGTCTTTGGTTTAGATGCTGTATTAATTTCGGGAGGATTTAAATTTATTACACAAGAATTTAATTTAACGGCTTCACAAGTTGGTTTAATTGGTTCTGCGCCAGGTATTGGAGTGTTAATAGCATTACCGTTAACTGCCTTTTCTGCAAATAAATTTGGAAGAAAACTTACCCTACAGATTATAGCAATATTTTATATTGTTTCTGCAGTTGGTTCTGCTTTTGCCCCATCATTTTTAGCATTATTTTGGTTTCGATTCTTAGGCGGATTAGCCTTTAGTTCTGTTACTTTAGCTTCTATGTATATTGGTGAAATTGCACCTGTAGCGCAAAGAGGTAAATTGGTTTCTACACTACAAATAAACATGGGAATTGGTTTTACAGCAGCCTATTTAATTAATTATTGGATTTTACAACAAATGGGGTCTGATTTGCAATGGGTACAAGATTTAAACCTAGCTGAAACCGGATGGCGTTGGATGCTTGGTATAGAGATAATTCCTGCTATTATTTGGTTTTTATTATTGTTTATAATCCCTAAAAGTCCGGCTTGGTTAGTCTATAAAAACAGAATTGATGAAGCAAAAAAATCGCTAGCAAAAGTATACCCAGAAAACGAAGTTAATGAACAAATTCAGCAAATGGTTGAAAGTGTTGATAGTGTAGAAGGTAATAGATCGACAGTTAGTCAGTTAAAAGAGATTTTTAGTAGTAAAACAAGAATTGTTTTAATTATTGCTTTTACATTAGCAGTTGTTCAACAATTTACGGGTATGAATGCAGTTATGATCTACGCTCCAACCATGTTTGAGCAATTAGGTTTAGGAACAGATGCAGCATTTTCTAGTACTATTTGGATTGGTGTAATTGGTTTAGTAGCTACTCTAGTGTCATTATCTTTAATTGATAGATTTGGTCGTAGACCATTAGTAATTGGTGGTTTAATATTAATTATTATAAGTATATCAACCGTTTCTTACGGGTTTAAACAAGCAACTTACCAAGTAACGCAAGATGCTATTGTTAAAATGAAAGATATTCCTAACATAGAAAAGTTAAATGCTATTGTAGGAAAAGAGTTTAATAGTGATATTGAGTTTAAGAATTCTTTAAGTGATATTCTTGGAGTAGAGTCTGCGCGTGATAATTCTGGTGTAATATTTAAAGAAACTGCACACATGAATGCAATTTTAATATTACTAGGTATTTTAACTTTTATTGCCGCATTTAATTTCTCTATAGGACCAATTATGTGGGTGTTACTTTCTGAAATTTTTCCAATTTCTAATCGTGGAGTTGCCATACCATTATTTGCTTTAATTTCTAGTACAGTTAGTGCGTTGGTACAATACTTATTCCCTTTAGAAATGGAAATATTTGGAGCCGCTACAACTTTTATAATTTACGCAGGTATTGTACTTGTGGGCTTAATTATTTTATATAAATACCTTTTAGAAACGAAAGGACTTTCTTTAGAAGAGATTCAAGCGAAGCTTCAAAGAAAATAA